In Colwellia sp. M166, a genomic segment contains:
- a CDS encoding lytic transglycosylase domain-containing protein, which yields MRYIKSVKALSVSLCLVLFSQSTFAAESKTTPTLTQAGFEQYIVKLKQEALAKGYEQALIDESFAKAVFHQRAVKADRSQPEKVETLDTYLPKRLPDWKIKRARAMYKKHQVLLDKVAAEYGVQARFIVALWGLETNFGKIMGNYNVISALSTLAYEGRREAFFKKQLWAALNILKEGHIDSANMKGSWAGAMGQNQFMPTSFVAYAVDGDGDGKKDIWGNQADVFASMANYLKNEGWNNNLTWGRQVKLPSDFDTSLAIPQNTGGRKNWLKAWAKSEKNLAQWQALGVRRTDGSDLPKVDVKATLVFPDGVKGRAYLAYNNYKSLMHWNLSYYFVSSVGHLSDHIKYPAIK from the coding sequence ATGCGTTATATCAAATCAGTAAAAGCCTTATCAGTTTCACTGTGTTTAGTACTATTTTCTCAGTCAACATTTGCAGCTGAAAGTAAAACAACGCCGACGCTTACGCAAGCCGGTTTCGAGCAATACATAGTAAAACTTAAGCAAGAAGCGCTTGCAAAAGGTTATGAACAAGCCTTAATTGATGAATCGTTTGCTAAGGCTGTTTTTCATCAGCGAGCGGTGAAAGCTGACCGCAGTCAACCAGAAAAAGTTGAAACACTTGATACCTATTTACCTAAGCGTTTACCCGATTGGAAAATAAAACGTGCCAGAGCTATGTACAAAAAACATCAAGTACTATTGGATAAAGTTGCCGCTGAATATGGGGTACAAGCCCGCTTTATTGTCGCACTTTGGGGACTTGAAACGAATTTTGGCAAAATAATGGGCAACTATAATGTTATTTCAGCATTATCGACTTTAGCCTATGAGGGACGCCGTGAAGCTTTTTTTAAAAAGCAATTATGGGCGGCATTAAACATCTTAAAAGAAGGTCACATTGATAGCGCTAATATGAAAGGTTCTTGGGCCGGTGCTATGGGACAAAATCAATTTATGCCAACCTCATTTGTTGCTTACGCTGTTGATGGCGACGGTGATGGAAAAAAAGATATTTGGGGCAATCAAGCTGATGTTTTTGCATCAATGGCAAATTATTTAAAAAATGAAGGTTGGAATAATAACTTAACATGGGGTCGCCAGGTTAAACTGCCAAGTGACTTTGATACCTCACTTGCTATTCCCCAAAATACCGGTGGTCGTAAAAATTGGCTAAAAGCATGGGCTAAAAGTGAAAAAAACTTAGCGCAGTGGCAAGCGTTAGGCGTACGACGCACTGATGGCAGTGATCTCCCTAAGGTTGATGTTAAGGCAACATTGGTTTTTCCTGATGGTGTAAAAGGTCGAGCTTATTTAGCCTACAATAACTATAAAAGTTTAATGCATTGGAATTTATCCTATTATTTTGTCAGTTCAGTGGGACATTTATCTGATCATATTAAATACCCTGCGATTAAATAG
- a CDS encoding YcgN family cysteine cluster protein: MTRPEWESLCDGCAKCCLHKFIDDESTTDETELMPTTHIAEGEQMNYSSIACHLLNDKSCQCSKYEQRTVLVPDCVQLTQENLDDVFFMPPSCTYRRLKEGRGMPSWHPLLHNGKKSAMHQAGMSVRGKIIKDDDVELEDFEDYIVLWPLHDVD, encoded by the coding sequence ATGACTCGCCCTGAGTGGGAGTCATTGTGTGACGGCTGTGCAAAATGTTGTTTACACAAGTTTATTGATGATGAAAGCACCACAGATGAAACCGAGCTAATGCCAACGACGCATATTGCTGAAGGTGAGCAAATGAATTATTCAAGCATTGCTTGTCACTTACTCAACGATAAAAGCTGTCAGTGTTCAAAGTATGAACAGCGTACTGTATTAGTGCCAGATTGTGTACAGTTGACACAAGAAAACTTGGATGATGTGTTTTTTATGCCGCCAAGTTGTACTTATAGACGCTTAAAAGAGGGCAGAGGTATGCCGTCTTGGCACCCGTTATTACATAACGGTAAAAAATCAGCCATGCATCAAGCAGGCATGTCAGTGCGTGGTAAAATCATTAAAGATGACGATGTTGAACTGGAAGACTTTGAAGATTATATTGTACTCTGGCCATTGCACGATGTGGATTAA